From one Streptomyces sp. R41 genomic stretch:
- a CDS encoding metal-sensitive transcriptional regulator, with product MTTTEAGATAPSGEAEKVQEPQEIVTDHDRGIHGYHKQKDEHLKRLRRIEGQIRGLQRMVDEDVYCIDILTQVSASTKALQSFALQLLEEHLRHCVADAALKGGDEIDAKVEEATKAIGRLLRT from the coding sequence ATGACGACCACCGAGGCCGGCGCGACGGCACCCTCCGGCGAGGCCGAAAAGGTCCAGGAGCCCCAGGAGATCGTGACCGACCACGACCGCGGTATCCACGGGTACCACAAGCAGAAGGACGAGCACCTCAAGCGCCTGCGCCGCATCGAGGGCCAGATCCGTGGTCTGCAGCGGATGGTCGACGAGGACGTGTACTGCATCGACATACTCACCCAGGTCTCCGCCTCCACCAAGGCCCTGCAGTCCTTCGCCCTCCAGCTCCTGGAGGAGCACCTGCGCCACTGCGTCGCGGACGCGGCCCTCAAGGGCGGCGACGAGATCGACGCGAAGGTCGAAGAGGCGACGAAGGCGATCGGCCGGCTTCTCCGTACCTGA
- a CDS encoding FAD-binding oxidoreductase has translation MHRRTFIGGATAALAAAATSACNGSDSGGPKASGATETTGTSIRTATTSTRAAANWAALSRELDGALVRPGDRSWPAARQLYNTRFDSLKPAAVAYVASADDIRTTMDYARAHGIKVSIRNGGHSYAGWSSGNGRLVIDVSKLNKIRASANEAVVGAGSKLIDVYRALAAKGVTIPAGSCPTVGVSGLTLGGGHGVVSRAYGLTCDSLTQATLITADGKQLVADATENKDLFWALRGAGNGNFGVVTELRFKTHPAPQAVSAYMTWPWAKAAAVVKAWQEWGPTQPDEIWSSCHLANAAGGTPTVSIAAFSLGTYSELQNAVDRLADKIGSPARSVSLKKRSYEDSMEVYAGCSSFPTDAQCHLPGSTPGRSTQGALGRETYAARSDFFDRSISTAGIQTLLNQISSVRGGSGSIALTALGGAVNRVSPTATAFVHRRSRMLAQYIGAWQAGTSGTTAQSWLTTAHNAMSRHASGAAYQNYTDPTLTDWRKAYYGDAATRLTALKHQYDPNRFFSYPQAL, from the coding sequence ATGCATCGGCGTACGTTCATCGGCGGAGCCACCGCCGCACTCGCGGCGGCGGCGACGTCCGCGTGCAACGGCAGCGACAGCGGTGGTCCGAAGGCCTCCGGTGCCACCGAGACCACCGGCACCTCCATACGCACGGCCACCACCAGCACCCGCGCCGCCGCGAACTGGGCCGCCCTGTCCAGGGAGCTGGACGGCGCCCTGGTCCGCCCCGGCGACCGCAGCTGGCCGGCCGCACGCCAGCTCTACAACACCCGCTTCGACAGCCTGAAGCCCGCCGCCGTCGCGTACGTCGCGAGCGCGGACGACATCCGCACCACCATGGACTACGCCCGCGCCCACGGCATCAAGGTGTCGATCCGCAACGGCGGTCACTCGTACGCCGGTTGGTCCTCCGGCAACGGCCGCCTGGTCATCGACGTCTCCAAGCTGAACAAGATACGGGCGTCCGCGAACGAGGCGGTCGTCGGAGCGGGATCGAAACTGATCGACGTCTACCGCGCCCTCGCCGCGAAGGGTGTGACCATCCCTGCCGGTTCCTGCCCGACCGTCGGCGTCTCGGGCCTGACCCTCGGGGGCGGCCACGGGGTCGTGTCACGGGCGTACGGGCTGACCTGCGACAGCCTCACCCAGGCGACGCTGATCACCGCCGACGGCAAGCAGCTCGTCGCGGACGCCACCGAGAACAAGGACCTCTTCTGGGCCCTGCGCGGCGCCGGCAACGGCAACTTCGGCGTCGTCACCGAGCTGCGCTTCAAGACCCACCCCGCCCCGCAGGCCGTCTCGGCGTACATGACCTGGCCCTGGGCCAAGGCCGCCGCCGTGGTGAAGGCCTGGCAGGAGTGGGGCCCGACACAGCCCGACGAGATCTGGTCCTCGTGCCACCTCGCGAACGCGGCCGGGGGCACGCCCACGGTCTCCATCGCGGCGTTCTCCCTCGGCACGTACAGCGAACTCCAGAACGCCGTGGACCGCCTTGCCGACAAGATCGGCTCCCCCGCGCGCAGCGTCTCCCTCAAGAAGCGCTCGTACGAGGACTCGATGGAGGTGTACGCGGGCTGCTCCTCCTTCCCGACCGACGCCCAGTGCCACCTCCCGGGATCGACCCCGGGCCGCAGCACCCAGGGCGCCCTCGGCCGCGAGACCTACGCGGCCCGCTCGGACTTCTTCGACCGCTCGATATCGACGGCCGGCATCCAGACGCTCCTCAACCAGATCTCGTCGGTCCGAGGCGGCTCGGGGAGCATCGCCCTGACGGCACTGGGCGGCGCGGTGAATCGCGTCTCGCCCACCGCGACGGCCTTCGTCCACCGCCGTTCCCGCATGCTCGCCCAGTACATCGGCGCCTGGCAGGCGGGCACCTCCGGCACCACCGCCCAGTCCTGGCTGACCACGGCCCACAACGCCATGTCCCGGCACGCCTCGGGCGCCGCCTACCAGAACTACACCGACCCCACCCTCACCGACTGGCGCAAGGCGTACTACGGGGACGCGGCCACCCGCCTCACGGCGTTGAAGCACCAGTACGACCCGAATCGTTTCTTCTCATACCCGCAGGCGCTGTAA
- a CDS encoding phosphatase PAP2 family protein, giving the protein MAGLAESGSNPDVDLLYDINGLAKDAPHWFDRAMEFVGEYGLLLAMVLLVLWCWWTVRRRGGGDAASSVAALVWAPLAAGIAVLVNVPIRGFVERPRPFVDHQGLDVLVSGKTDFSFVSDHATLTMAMGVGLFVANRKFGLAGIGLALLEGFCRVYMGVHYPTDVIGGFALGTAVALLLSPLAMALLTPVMKAVERAPRAGWLIRARGVAPAGQDALIPGARVEQPEERDLAA; this is encoded by the coding sequence ATGGCTGGACTCGCCGAATCCGGTTCGAACCCCGACGTCGACCTGCTCTACGACATCAATGGCCTGGCCAAGGACGCGCCGCACTGGTTCGACCGGGCCATGGAGTTCGTGGGCGAGTACGGGCTGCTGCTCGCCATGGTCCTGCTGGTGCTGTGGTGCTGGTGGACCGTGCGGCGGCGGGGCGGCGGCGATGCCGCGTCGTCCGTGGCCGCGTTGGTGTGGGCGCCGCTGGCCGCCGGCATCGCGGTGCTGGTGAACGTGCCGATACGGGGCTTCGTGGAGAGACCCCGCCCCTTCGTCGACCACCAGGGGCTGGACGTCCTGGTCTCCGGCAAGACCGACTTCTCCTTCGTCAGCGATCACGCGACGCTCACCATGGCGATGGGGGTCGGGCTGTTCGTGGCGAACCGGAAGTTCGGGCTGGCGGGGATAGGGCTCGCGCTGCTCGAAGGCTTCTGCCGGGTCTACATGGGCGTGCACTACCCGACGGACGTGATCGGCGGGTTCGCGCTCGGCACGGCGGTCGCGCTGCTGCTGTCGCCGCTTGCGATGGCGTTGCTGACACCTGTCATGAAGGCGGTGGAGCGGGCCCCGCGTGCCGGGTGGCTGATCCGGGCACGGGGGGTGGCTCCCGCGGGGCAGGATGCGCTGATTCCGGGGGCTCGGGTCGAGCAGCCCGAGGAGCGGGATCTGGCGGCGTAG